One stretch of Bremerella cremea DNA includes these proteins:
- the nuoK gene encoding NADH-quinone oxidoreductase subunit NuoK, producing the protein MQFLYEPIGLSHFLAVGAFLFVVGIICMATKRNALGILMGIELVLNGAILNFVGFASPYFREDNLGLDGHLIALFVIVLAAAEAAVALAIALNFYNNHATIDVDKAQELKG; encoded by the coding sequence ATGCAATTTTTATACGAACCAATCGGGCTATCGCATTTCCTGGCCGTCGGAGCGTTCCTGTTTGTTGTGGGAATTATCTGTATGGCGACGAAGCGGAATGCGTTGGGCATTTTAATGGGCATCGAACTGGTCCTGAATGGCGCTATCCTCAACTTCGTCGGTTTCGCGAGTCCTTATTTCCGAGAAGATAACCTGGGGCTCGATGGTCATTTGATTGCGTTGTTTGTGATTGTCCTTGCGGCCGCAGAAGCTGCCGTAGCGTTGGCGATCGCTTTGAACTTCTACAACAACCACGCGACGATCGATGTCGACAAGGCTCAAGAATTGAAAGGTTGA
- the nuoL gene encoding NADH-quinone oxidoreductase subunit L: METFAPYLPTLLATAVLLPLVSFCVILLAGPHLGSRGRGASYVATTAILGSLVLSIFATGIWFGMYQTPSSHHGEDAASAEHAEETHAAPPHEPPPVITGHGYTIATLAGTEVSINYYIDGLTILMFGLVTFIATCIHFYSAGYMHDELHGVVDHEAIRRDGESVRRPGRYARFFQALSLFCFSMLGLIISGNFLMTFVFWELVGLCSWFLIGFYVERHSASTAANKAFIVNRVGDFGMLIGMMTLWASLGTFNFGDIEREADKPGVFSQMRSEKDHYQLVVPDGMVALAAKQKVEELALSAEEPLSAAQLQAKVDEAIPLWRDGTTEGDSTRYGYMLLIIAGLGIFCGCVGKSAQFPLHVWLPDAMEGPTPVSALVHSATMVAAGVFLVARSYPIFVPEVLLVIACIGCLTLLIGASIALVATDIKRVLAYSTVSQLGYMMLALGVGGWAAGVMHLVTHACFKSLLFLCSGSVIHAVHTNEMPQMGGLRHKMPWTAYTMLVGCLAIAGVGIPSAFGISCGLSGYYSKDAILEQIYSFRIMNPVWGNIFFGIAAGGAVLTAFYMFRMWYLTFAGEPRARKKYDHAHESPRVMVLPLVMLAVLAVAVAWPIYDWFGLPTLSRTIEQARPAGIWSDMTGLAWHVVMPEESKGHAASVKGPVGLIAFAAALSGILLASVFYLWRTLDVADVRKTFVPIYGFLFGKWYFDEIYQVVFVQGTLCIAAMVAWFDRKVIDRLVDGLGCLVVKLAQAGDFWIDRRGIDGLVTWLADSTYDLGSWLRGLQTGHLRQYVMLIVASTVTLFLILSFWTYSLAR, from the coding sequence ATGGAGACGTTCGCCCCTTACCTTCCGACGCTTCTGGCGACTGCGGTATTGTTACCGTTGGTTTCGTTCTGCGTGATCTTGTTGGCTGGCCCTCATTTGGGAAGTCGAGGCCGGGGGGCATCGTATGTCGCGACGACGGCGATCCTGGGCTCGCTCGTTCTGTCGATCTTCGCGACCGGTATTTGGTTCGGCATGTACCAAACGCCTTCGTCCCATCATGGCGAGGATGCCGCGTCCGCCGAGCATGCTGAAGAAACGCATGCCGCCCCCCCGCATGAACCTCCGCCGGTAATTACCGGGCATGGCTACACCATCGCCACTTTGGCCGGGACCGAGGTGTCGATTAATTACTACATCGACGGCCTGACGATTTTAATGTTTGGCTTGGTAACGTTCATCGCCACGTGCATTCATTTCTACTCGGCAGGCTACATGCACGACGAATTGCATGGCGTTGTCGATCATGAAGCGATTCGCCGCGATGGGGAATCGGTCCGCAGGCCGGGGCGTTATGCTCGCTTCTTTCAGGCCTTGTCGCTGTTTTGTTTCAGCATGTTGGGCCTAATCATTTCAGGCAACTTCCTGATGACGTTTGTCTTCTGGGAATTGGTTGGCTTGTGTTCTTGGTTTTTGATCGGCTTCTACGTCGAACGTCACTCTGCTTCAACAGCCGCGAACAAGGCGTTCATCGTCAACCGCGTGGGTGACTTCGGGATGTTGATCGGCATGATGACCCTGTGGGCTAGTCTGGGGACGTTTAATTTCGGGGATATCGAACGCGAAGCGGACAAGCCTGGTGTTTTTTCGCAGATGCGCAGCGAGAAGGATCATTATCAGTTGGTCGTCCCCGATGGTATGGTCGCGCTGGCCGCGAAGCAAAAAGTCGAAGAACTGGCGCTGTCTGCCGAAGAGCCACTAAGTGCCGCTCAGTTGCAAGCGAAAGTTGACGAAGCGATTCCCCTTTGGCGAGATGGAACCACCGAAGGGGATTCCACACGATACGGTTACATGCTGTTGATCATTGCCGGACTGGGAATCTTCTGTGGCTGTGTGGGAAAGAGTGCTCAATTTCCTCTACACGTTTGGTTGCCAGACGCCATGGAAGGACCGACGCCTGTTTCGGCCTTGGTTCATTCGGCGACGATGGTCGCTGCTGGCGTGTTTCTCGTGGCTCGCTCGTACCCGATTTTCGTGCCGGAAGTTTTGTTGGTAATTGCTTGTATCGGTTGTCTGACACTGCTGATTGGGGCCTCAATCGCCCTTGTCGCGACCGACATCAAACGTGTGCTGGCCTACTCCACAGTAAGCCAACTTGGTTACATGATGCTGGCACTGGGCGTTGGCGGTTGGGCCGCCGGTGTGATGCACTTGGTAACGCATGCTTGCTTTAAGAGCTTATTGTTCTTGTGCTCTGGCTCGGTGATTCATGCGGTGCATACCAACGAGATGCCGCAGATGGGCGGTCTTCGTCATAAGATGCCTTGGACGGCATACACCATGCTGGTGGGTTGTTTGGCGATTGCTGGCGTCGGAATTCCTTCTGCGTTTGGAATTTCGTGCGGGCTAAGTGGCTATTACTCGAAGGACGCGATCCTCGAACAGATATACTCGTTTCGGATTATGAATCCCGTCTGGGGAAACATCTTCTTCGGAATCGCCGCTGGCGGAGCCGTGCTGACGGCGTTTTATATGTTCCGCATGTGGTACCTGACCTTCGCTGGCGAACCTCGCGCACGCAAGAAATACGATCATGCTCACGAGTCACCAAGAGTGATGGTGCTTCCACTGGTGATGCTGGCCGTTCTTGCTGTGGCGGTCGCTTGGCCGATTTACGATTGGTTCGGGTTGCCGACCCTCTCTCGCACGATCGAACAGGCACGCCCCGCTGGAATCTGGAGCGACATGACCGGCTTGGCCTGGCATGTGGTGATGCCCGAGGAATCGAAAGGCCATGCCGCATCGGTAAAAGGACCGGTGGGGCTGATTGCTTTTGCAGCGGCCTTAAGCGGGATCTTGTTGGCCTCGGTTTTTTATCTGTGGCGAACGCTCGATGTGGCGGATGTTCGCAAGACGTTTGTGCCGATTTATGGTTTCCTGTTTGGGAAATGGTATTTCGACGAGATCTACCAGGTTGTCTTTGTGCAGGGAACACTGTGCATTGCGGCCATGGTGGCTTGGTTCGATCGTAAGGTAATCGATCGCCTAGTCGACGGACTGGGCTGTCTGGTCGTGAAGCTTGCCCAGGCGGGCGACTTCTGGATCGATCGACGCGGCATCGATGGCTTGGTGACCTGGCTGGCCGATTCCACCTACGACCTGGGAAGTTGGCTACGCGGCTTGCAAACAGGGCACCTTCGGCAATACGTGATGTTGATCGTGGCGAGCACGGTTACGTTGTTTTTGATCCTGAGCTTTTGGACTTATTCCTTAGCACGTTAG
- a CDS encoding complex I subunit 4 family protein: MDNLTLTVVTSLIFTPVLGAVVLLFFPSENKPLIRWFTLLITLLVMLPTLWMAMPYSEQLSFQTELAGVQKVIQVPWIPSFDIQFFLGIDGISFPLLMLTAVISCLAMGASWTIDKYVKSYCVLYLLLLAGMMGVFLSLDFFLFYIFWEVMLLPMYFLIGVWGGPRKEYAAIKFFLYTLLGSVLMLIALLMLYFNSDLRQLSADQLDVAHVAAWDEAGQRLTSEAYKQQLDEQKYPVHTFNILALQQLGQHTDVFDQAILAGKSIQWWAFVLLFIGFVIKVPSVPLHTWLPDAHVEAPTPISMILAGVLLKMGGYGIVRICYPICPDAGYDLVWLVCSIGVISMVYGAFAALAQKDFKRMVAYSSVSHMGYVVLGLGAWSATVGNVFDPISWSMGVKGALFQMIGHGISSAGMFFMVGVIYDRVHHRDLDKFGGLYGKMPVYTAMAMLLFFAGLGLPGLCGFIGEAFVVLSVWKLSGALAVVAAFVVILAAAYILWAIQRVYLGPEYRGPHEDELSEITPREFLIALPLCVLAVVLGIFPSIMFRYMDSTVDQQIADLTEWTEEVKYPRLRAEREAAQVDEDEVASKD, from the coding sequence ATGGATAACCTCACACTTACCGTCGTTACCTCGCTGATCTTCACGCCTGTGTTGGGCGCGGTCGTGCTGTTGTTCTTTCCTTCCGAGAACAAGCCACTGATTCGCTGGTTTACGCTGCTGATTACCTTGCTAGTAATGCTGCCCACTTTGTGGATGGCGATGCCGTATAGCGAGCAGTTGAGTTTTCAAACCGAATTGGCCGGTGTGCAGAAGGTGATTCAGGTACCTTGGATCCCTTCTTTTGATATCCAATTTTTCCTCGGAATCGACGGAATCAGTTTTCCGTTGTTGATGCTGACGGCGGTGATTTCCTGCCTGGCGATGGGGGCGAGTTGGACGATCGATAAGTACGTGAAAAGTTACTGCGTGCTGTACTTGCTGCTCTTGGCTGGCATGATGGGCGTATTTCTATCGCTCGACTTCTTCTTGTTCTACATCTTCTGGGAAGTCATGCTGTTGCCGATGTATTTTTTGATTGGCGTTTGGGGTGGCCCGCGCAAGGAATACGCGGCGATCAAGTTTTTTCTGTACACGCTATTGGGTAGCGTGTTGATGTTGATTGCCTTGCTGATGCTTTACTTCAATAGCGATCTGAGGCAGCTTTCGGCAGATCAACTCGACGTAGCGCATGTGGCGGCCTGGGACGAGGCTGGGCAACGGCTTACCAGTGAAGCGTACAAGCAGCAGTTGGATGAACAAAAATACCCGGTGCATACGTTTAATATTTTAGCGCTGCAGCAATTGGGGCAGCACACCGATGTTTTCGATCAGGCGATCTTGGCCGGCAAATCGATTCAATGGTGGGCGTTTGTGTTGCTGTTCATCGGTTTTGTCATCAAGGTGCCGAGCGTGCCTCTGCATACTTGGCTGCCCGATGCCCACGTCGAAGCCCCCACGCCCATCTCGATGATCTTAGCCGGCGTGCTGCTAAAGATGGGGGGCTATGGGATTGTGCGAATTTGCTACCCGATTTGTCCAGATGCTGGATACGATTTGGTGTGGCTGGTTTGCTCGATCGGCGTAATTAGCATGGTCTACGGAGCGTTCGCTGCGTTGGCTCAAAAAGACTTCAAGCGGATGGTCGCCTACAGTTCGGTGAGCCACATGGGCTATGTGGTGCTGGGACTTGGGGCATGGAGTGCCACCGTGGGTAACGTTTTCGATCCGATCTCGTGGAGCATGGGCGTCAAAGGGGCTTTGTTCCAAATGATTGGACACGGCATCAGTTCCGCCGGAATGTTCTTCATGGTAGGCGTGATTTACGATCGTGTTCATCATCGCGATCTTGATAAGTTCGGCGGCTTGTACGGCAAGATGCCGGTTTACACGGCGATGGCCATGCTGCTCTTCTTTGCCGGCCTAGGGCTGCCAGGTCTGTGTGGTTTCATTGGGGAAGCATTTGTGGTGCTTTCTGTTTGGAAGTTAAGCGGAGCGTTGGCTGTCGTTGCCGCTTTTGTCGTGATTTTGGCGGCCGCTTACATCTTGTGGGCGATTCAACGGGTTTACCTTGGCCCTGAGTATCGCGGTCCGCATGAAGACGAGCTAAGCGAAATCACCCCGCGTGAGTTCCTCATTGCCCTTCCCTTGTGCGTGTTGGCGGTGGTGTTGGGTATTTTTCCCTCGATCATGTTTCGCTACATGGACAGCACGGTCGACCAGCAGATCGCCGATTTGACCGAGTGGACCGAAGAGGTGAAATATCCTCGCCTGCGTGCCGAACGTGAGGCCGCGCAAGTCGATGAAGATGAAGTTGCCTCGAAAGATTAG
- a CDS encoding NADH-quinone oxidoreductase subunit N → MFFTLVNHLTSDTLASLLGFGAELVLCATIVVILLARMFRFSEKIDSVYLALIGTVAAIAILSPLAPWDISQSPARMVAIGELPRVELFTGMLVQDGFAVVTKTTLLVFLLLFFLLVTLTKVHRQEDNTDFITLILGSTLGMFLMVSANHMLVVFLAIEMASVPSYALAAMRRGDPKGSEAALKYAVYGAGTAGVMLYGMSLLCGMLNSAHLPTMAIRLSQMAGEGFTPAQTVILVMAALMLFAGLAFKLSAVPFHQWCPDVFEGATAEVGAFLSVASKAAALALLLRVALGLGAIESAPQPLIATGEVAANVVETNRTSEVAADSQAPTEAMQPVRMFISLLIAAIAAVTCTFGNLAAFAQTNIKRLLAYSTIAHAGYMMMAVPPILILAPINPEVAGSCAGYLALYVAIYLLMNLGAFAVVALVRDVTGSEEISDYAGMIKRSMPIAICFTILLVSLVGLPPLAGFIGKFAVFGGLAHAYLLTGETYLVALLVVGCLNTVISLFYYLRVVKIMTIDPVHSEAAPMQESPGVLQLGYLWGLTVPVLGLIAGWDFLNVWLQAAVRGLVI, encoded by the coding sequence ATGTTCTTCACTTTGGTGAATCATCTGACGTCCGATACTCTCGCCAGCCTCTTGGGCTTTGGGGCGGAGTTGGTCTTGTGCGCGACGATCGTGGTGATTTTGTTGGCTCGGATGTTCCGCTTTTCCGAGAAGATCGATTCCGTTTACTTGGCATTGATCGGAACCGTCGCAGCAATTGCCATTCTTTCGCCTCTGGCTCCCTGGGATATCAGCCAGAGCCCGGCTCGGATGGTTGCCATCGGCGAACTGCCACGCGTGGAACTGTTCACCGGCATGTTGGTTCAAGATGGTTTCGCCGTGGTGACCAAAACGACCTTGCTGGTGTTTCTGCTGTTGTTCTTTTTGCTGGTAACGCTCACAAAAGTTCATCGCCAGGAAGACAACACCGACTTCATCACGCTTATTCTGGGTTCGACCTTGGGCATGTTTCTCATGGTCTCGGCGAACCACATGCTGGTCGTGTTCTTAGCGATCGAAATGGCATCCGTCCCTTCTTACGCACTCGCGGCGATGCGGCGAGGTGATCCGAAAGGTTCTGAAGCCGCGCTCAAGTATGCCGTTTACGGAGCCGGGACGGCTGGCGTAATGCTGTATGGAATGAGCCTACTTTGCGGGATGTTAAACTCGGCCCATCTGCCAACCATGGCGATTCGGCTGAGCCAGATGGCTGGCGAAGGCTTTACGCCAGCTCAAACGGTCATTCTGGTGATGGCCGCACTGATGCTGTTTGCCGGGCTGGCGTTCAAGCTTTCGGCGGTCCCTTTTCATCAGTGGTGCCCCGATGTGTTTGAAGGGGCAACGGCAGAGGTCGGTGCGTTTTTGTCGGTTGCCTCGAAGGCAGCCGCTTTGGCATTACTTCTCCGCGTGGCCTTGGGTTTAGGGGCGATCGAAAGTGCTCCCCAGCCGTTGATTGCTACCGGAGAGGTGGCGGCGAATGTGGTCGAGACGAATCGTACCAGCGAGGTCGCAGCCGATTCGCAAGCGCCAACGGAAGCCATGCAACCGGTGCGAATGTTTATCTCGCTATTGATTGCCGCGATTGCGGCGGTGACTTGCACGTTTGGCAATCTGGCGGCGTTTGCCCAGACCAACATCAAGCGGTTGTTGGCCTATTCCACAATCGCCCATGCCGGTTACATGATGATGGCCGTACCGCCAATTCTTATTCTGGCGCCGATCAATCCGGAGGTCGCTGGTTCCTGTGCGGGATATTTAGCGTTGTATGTGGCGATTTATTTGTTGATGAACCTGGGAGCGTTTGCGGTTGTCGCCTTGGTACGCGATGTTACCGGCAGCGAAGAGATTTCGGACTACGCCGGGATGATCAAGCGGAGCATGCCGATTGCGATTTGCTTCACGATCTTGCTGGTGAGCCTCGTCGGGCTGCCTCCTTTGGCGGGCTTTATCGGCAAGTTCGCCGTTTTCGGAGGCTTAGCTCATGCTTACCTACTTACCGGCGAAACCTATCTGGTTGCCTTGTTAGTGGTGGGGTGTTTGAACACCGTAATCAGCTTGTTCTACTATCTTCGCGTGGTGAAGATCATGACGATCGATCCCGTTCACTCCGAGGCTGCCCCAATGCAGGAGTCGCCTGGGGTGTTGCAGCTAGGCTACTTATGGGGGCTGACGGTGCCGGTGTTGGGGTTGATTGCCGGTTGGGACTTCCTCAATGTCTGGCTCCAGGCAGCCGTGCGTGGTTTGGTAATCTAG
- a CDS encoding TatD family hydrolase, which yields MEWFDTHAHLFNEGLLPQIDDVLARAEAAGVATMVAIGTTLEDSRICVELAERFPQVYASVGIHPNHSAEAQAGDLDQIEKLLTHEKVVALGETGLDRHWDFAPIELQKEYLQWHVAKSREYGKPLVIHMRDCREDVVEFLQAARADGPLAGILHSYTGDAELAELGVDCGMHISFAGMLTFKRNQELRDVAKTIPLDRLLVETDCPYLSPEPCRKQRTNEPALVVHTGTCLANQRGISPDEMARITTANARKLFGIASA from the coding sequence GTGGAATGGTTCGATACGCATGCCCATTTGTTTAATGAAGGGCTGTTACCGCAAATCGACGATGTACTTGCCCGGGCGGAAGCTGCTGGTGTGGCAACGATGGTCGCTATCGGAACGACGCTCGAAGATAGTCGCATCTGCGTCGAATTGGCAGAGCGTTTCCCCCAGGTTTATGCCTCCGTAGGAATTCATCCGAATCATAGCGCCGAGGCTCAAGCTGGGGACTTAGACCAAATCGAAAAGCTGCTTACGCACGAAAAAGTCGTGGCTCTTGGCGAAACAGGGCTCGATCGACATTGGGACTTCGCCCCGATCGAACTGCAGAAAGAGTACCTGCAGTGGCATGTGGCTAAGTCGCGCGAGTATGGCAAGCCGCTAGTCATTCACATGCGAGATTGCCGCGAAGACGTTGTCGAGTTCCTGCAAGCCGCGCGAGCGGATGGCCCTCTGGCCGGAATCTTGCACTCTTACACCGGCGATGCCGAACTGGCGGAACTAGGTGTCGACTGTGGTATGCACATTAGTTTTGCAGGCATGCTGACCTTCAAGCGAAATCAAGAACTGCGCGACGTGGCTAAGACGATTCCGCTTGATCGACTTCTGGTAGAAACCGATTGCCCCTATCTAAGCCCGGAGCCTTGCCGTAAGCAGCGGACTAATGAGCCAGCTCTCGTTGTTCATACCGGTACCTGCCTGGCCAACCAGCGCGGGATCAGCCCTGACGAGATGGCACGAATCACCACGGCAAACGCCCGGAAATTGTTCGGCATTGCATCTGCTTAG
- a CDS encoding thioredoxin family protein, with the protein MVKTASTMLPLGTSAPDFSLLNVDSKTVSLADFADAKALVVIFMCNHCPFVKHLAPALAEFGRECQAKGAAVVAISSNDVASHPDDSPEQMVHEAENRGYTFPYLYDEDQSVAQAYKAACTPDFYVFDAEKKLAYRGQFDASRPGNDVPVTGDDLRKAVDAVLAGQPVPEPQMPSIGCNIKWIAGKEPEYFNPAGTV; encoded by the coding sequence ATGGTTAAGACCGCCAGCACTATGCTCCCTTTGGGAACATCTGCCCCTGATTTTTCTCTGCTGAATGTCGATTCCAAGACCGTCTCGTTGGCGGACTTTGCCGATGCCAAAGCGCTTGTGGTGATCTTCATGTGCAACCACTGCCCTTTCGTGAAACACTTGGCACCAGCGTTGGCTGAGTTCGGTCGTGAGTGCCAAGCCAAGGGAGCGGCGGTTGTCGCGATTAGCTCGAACGATGTTGCTAGTCATCCTGACGACTCGCCTGAGCAAATGGTTCACGAAGCTGAAAATCGTGGTTACACGTTCCCTTATCTGTACGACGAAGATCAAAGCGTTGCCCAGGCCTACAAGGCTGCTTGCACGCCGGACTTTTACGTTTTTGATGCTGAAAAGAAGCTGGCCTATCGTGGGCAGTTTGATGCCAGCCGCCCTGGTAACGACGTTCCGGTAACTGGCGACGACTTGCGTAAAGCGGTGGACGCCGTGCTGGCTGGGCAACCGGTTCCCGAACCGCAAATGCCCAGCATCGGTTGCAACATCAAGTGGATCGCTGGTAAGGAGCCTGAATACTTCAATCCGGCTGGCACCGTTTAG
- a CDS encoding carboxylate-amine ligase, protein MTKIEFRSNHYPTLGVELELGLIDSKTMELASAIHRVLDQLPEDQRELYKPELMQCCLEINTGICHTVAEAEEDLTKRVKQIEGVLDKLDLRLWWGATHPFSKWSEQKVTPNQRYLDLLELLQEMARRLVTQGLHVHVGVESGDKAVMICDRIMQYLPLLLALSSSSPFWEARDTGLASHRTKIMEGLPTAGIPTLMRNWSEYVWIVNHMVDTGFINTIREIWWDVRPHHNFGTVEVRVCDMPGSLEDVLALTAMTQCLIVHLSREIDEGAYQHDCHPMMVRQNKWRAARFGTAARLVNSFTFDVETVPQMTQRLVTTLAPLAKRLQCTDYLEHCNVIANRPSWASQQRTLLQKTGSAAEMVRILSEGSRLSKAADSAQN, encoded by the coding sequence ATGACAAAAATCGAGTTTCGTTCCAACCATTACCCCACCCTCGGAGTTGAATTGGAACTCGGCCTGATCGATAGCAAAACGATGGAATTGGCTTCGGCCATTCATCGTGTGCTCGATCAACTGCCAGAGGATCAGCGCGAGCTTTACAAGCCCGAACTGATGCAGTGCTGTCTAGAAATTAACACCGGCATCTGTCATACCGTGGCCGAAGCGGAAGAAGATTTGACCAAACGGGTCAAGCAGATCGAAGGGGTGCTCGACAAATTAGATCTTCGCTTGTGGTGGGGCGCAACGCATCCTTTCTCGAAATGGAGCGAGCAAAAAGTTACGCCCAACCAGCGTTACCTCGACCTGCTGGAACTTCTACAAGAGATGGCTCGGCGTTTGGTCACTCAAGGCCTGCACGTGCATGTCGGGGTCGAATCGGGCGATAAAGCGGTCATGATTTGTGACCGTATTATGCAGTACCTGCCGCTGTTACTCGCCCTTTCCAGTTCCAGCCCATTCTGGGAAGCACGCGATACCGGCCTGGCTTCGCATCGGACCAAGATCATGGAAGGCTTGCCAACCGCTGGCATTCCGACCTTAATGCGTAACTGGAGCGAGTACGTTTGGATCGTCAACCACATGGTCGACACCGGCTTCATCAATACGATTCGCGAGATCTGGTGGGACGTTCGTCCTCATCATAATTTCGGTACAGTGGAAGTCCGTGTTTGCGATATGCCAGGCAGCCTGGAAGATGTCTTAGCGCTGACGGCCATGACGCAATGCCTGATCGTGCATCTATCGCGAGAGATCGACGAAGGGGCTTATCAGCACGACTGCCACCCCATGATGGTTCGGCAAAACAAATGGCGGGCAGCCAGGTTTGGTACTGCGGCACGGTTGGTCAATTCGTTTACCTTCGATGTCGAAACGGTCCCCCAAATGACGCAGCGGCTAGTTACCACCTTGGCTCCTTTGGCCAAACGGCTGCAATGCACTGATTATCTAGAGCATTGCAACGTTATTGCCAATCGCCCTAGCTGGGCCTCGCAGCAGCGCACGCTGCTACAAAAAACAGGCTCGGCGGCTGAAATGGTTCGGATCTTGTCGGAAGGATCACGTCTCTCCAAGGCCGCCGATTCCGCTCAAAACTAG
- a CDS encoding M20 metallopeptidase family protein, with translation MTAWQSRLCAQIDQINDSLIEFRRSLHRNPEVSGEEFQTSLTLYQILGDLGLSVRMGPDGRGVIADLDTFDQEGSSVIALRGDIDALPIHDCKDVPYCSQKEGIMHACGHDAHTTVVLGAAQALQQLARNGELPWPIRARFIFQPAEEICTGARDMIKAGALEDVSAIIATHMEPGLPFGKVGFRKGELTASCEEIWIKIHGSSGHGARPYEANDPIAAAAQLINTLYLALPRVTQTHEAVVASFGQIHGGASPNVIPETVELQGTLRTLLPQTRLDTIRHIHRIADGIAMATQTQIEVKFDLGTDAVRNDSNLIDLLKENCVEFMGMPSVHEIPRASMGGEDFAFYLDHVPGAMIRLGCATPGTSNWPMLHSTNFDIDERVLAFGANLLARSTVAALEPGSRWQDQLLTPRSPTHHDSPLD, from the coding sequence ATGACCGCCTGGCAATCGCGATTATGTGCTCAAATCGACCAAATCAATGATTCGCTGATTGAATTTCGTCGCAGCCTACATCGCAATCCGGAAGTTTCCGGCGAAGAATTTCAGACCAGCCTGACCCTCTATCAAATTCTGGGGGACTTAGGACTATCGGTCCGCATGGGACCTGATGGTCGCGGCGTCATCGCAGATCTCGATACGTTCGACCAGGAAGGGTCAAGCGTAATCGCTCTGCGCGGTGATATCGATGCCCTGCCAATACATGATTGCAAAGACGTCCCCTATTGCAGTCAAAAAGAGGGCATCATGCATGCGTGTGGTCACGATGCCCATACCACCGTCGTCCTTGGGGCCGCTCAAGCTCTACAGCAGTTAGCGCGCAACGGCGAGCTTCCTTGGCCGATCCGGGCTCGTTTTATCTTTCAACCTGCGGAAGAAATCTGCACCGGCGCCCGCGACATGATCAAGGCCGGGGCCTTGGAAGATGTCTCGGCAATTATCGCCACTCACATGGAGCCAGGCCTTCCTTTTGGCAAAGTTGGCTTTCGCAAAGGAGAGCTAACGGCCAGTTGTGAGGAGATCTGGATTAAGATCCACGGCTCTAGTGGTCATGGGGCCCGCCCCTACGAAGCCAACGACCCGATCGCTGCTGCTGCCCAGTTAATTAACACACTTTACCTAGCCCTGCCGCGTGTTACCCAAACGCACGAAGCCGTAGTGGCCAGCTTTGGGCAGATCCACGGCGGAGCAAGTCCCAATGTCATTCCCGAGACGGTTGAACTGCAAGGGACGCTCCGCACGCTACTTCCCCAGACTCGCCTAGACACGATCCGTCATATTCACCGAATCGCCGATGGCATCGCCATGGCAACGCAAACCCAGATTGAGGTCAAATTCGACCTGGGCACCGATGCGGTTCGAAACGATTCCAACTTGATTGATCTGCTCAAAGAGAACTGTGTGGAGTTTATGGGTATGCCCTCGGTTCACGAAATTCCACGTGCCAGCATGGGCGGAGAAGACTTTGCGTTTTACTTAGACCATGTCCCAGGCGCGATGATCCGCTTAGGGTGCGCAACGCCTGGGACAAGCAATTGGCCCATGTTGCACAGTACCAACTTTGATATCGACGAACGCGTGCTGGCCTTTGGAGCGAATCTATTGGCACGCAGCACCGTCGCCGCCCTTGAACCTGGCTCGCGTTGGCAAGATCAATTGCTGACACCACGCTCGCCTACTCATCACGATTCGCCCCTGGACTAG